The Aphis gossypii isolate Hap1 unplaced genomic scaffold, ASM2018417v2 Contig00436_ERROPOS113132+, whole genome shotgun sequence genomic sequence cttttttatttttttattacttttatgtttacctttataactcatacctattttctgtttaaccttcatcatactttatttcagtatttataaagaagttTATAAAACCTTCACCAGTCTTATCTGATTTCTACTTACAGGTTGAGCACACTATCTTTCactggttataaatttaaaagatccagagtatttataagaaaaaaaaaatggatttgattgaacagaaagataaattagatatttcgaACGTTgatactcaaataataaaaaaaacgtcaaGACATGGACCGTTATTACCTGATACTATACGTGCTATTATAGTCGGTCCTAGTGGTTcaggtaaaacaaatataatgtataatctaaTCACTCATGAAAACGgaataagatttgaaaatatttatttatactcaaaaacttctaatcaagaaaaatatgttttattaaaaaaaataatagatgatataaaaggtgctaacatttttatattttcagacgctgataaagttataaaaccgaatttaactaaaaagaattctgtaataattttcgatGATGTTTTATGTGGTCCGCAGTCGATAATAAGAGAATATTTCGGAATGTGT encodes the following:
- the LOC126554164 gene encoding uncharacterized protein LOC126554164, with the translated sequence MDLIEQKDKLDISNVDTQIIKKTSRHGPLLPDTIRAIIVGPSGSDADKVIKPNLTKKNSVIIFDDVLCGPQSIIREYFGMCRHSGASSVFYLAQTYSKIPKQLIWISQNFGKFLISAGIIVITDLWLLIKHVK